In Podospora pseudopauciseta strain CBS 411.78 chromosome 2 map unlocalized CBS411.78m_2, whole genome shotgun sequence, the genomic stretch ATTAGCAGTCACAGGGCGAAGCACCGCAAGTAAAACTTCTCTCTTGAATAAGTCAAGAATCCTTAGCTGACTATTTATTTGTGGAAGTGCTTAGGCTTTGTGCAGGCCTTTTGCGGTGTATCTCTCTTGCTTCACGGTCTGTGATTCTAGCTTGATAAGAGGTGCCTTCTTGAACTTCACACCAGTGCGTGTCTACGATGATGCAAAAGGCTACAAGAACATTTGGATTTTCATCGACTTTTCAGGATTGCTAGTAAGATCATGTCATCCAGTGCAAGAGAGAACCCAAACAAGATGACTCGGCCGGGACGCGCCTCGTGAGCTCGGAAGAGCAACCTATTATATGGTACCAATTCTTGTTACCCGTAGTGGTGAAGACGGAGCACCCAGGTAAGTCGCTCGAGATATGGCTAAGGAGCTTACTCCTCGGCCTTACATTTGACCAAACTGTCCAGCAAGGATGGACAGTCGACATGCCGGAGATATCACAATCGTCACAGCACACAGAGCGAGGAGCTGGTAACAAAACAAAGGCGATGGCGATGCGGTTGTCCAATTTCTGGATGAACTCTTCATCGTGCCAGGTAGGCCTTGAGAAGATCACTAGGTATACAAGGTGTGAAGCTCCCAGATCAAATCCCCTTTCtgtccatcatcaccaccacagtctCAACATCACCTCCAGACCAGCTCACACATCACACACTATTCCACTCTTaaacaaccaaccaacctttTAGAATGCAGTTAACAACCCTCTTCATGACCCTCTCGGCTGCTGCCGGCCTCGCCCTTGCCGCCTCTACTTCTAGCACCAACCTTGACACCTGCCAGCGTATCCAGTCCGATCTCCAGGGAATGAACGTTACCTACCTCCCCGATATGATCCACCTCCGCCGCTCGAGCAATGCCTCTTTCAACGTCCCTGCCAACGCCCGTGGTCCCTGCTCTCTTATTGCGGCCTTTCCGGCCGACTATTCGATTAGAGACTCCTCGGTTGAGCAAGGCGGCAACCCCATTGCTGTCAACGTCACCGACGTTGATGGTCCCACCCCCGACTCCCTAGTTGGTACCGTTCGCTTCCCTTCTGCCTTGCCTGGTCCGACGACTAAGGAGGCAGTCAagatcaccatcaacagtTTTGCCTGCAGGGAGAAGATGACTTACCATTTTGAGGCCGCCGAGTTGGGTTCGGTTCAGTTCAAGAACACGGCGGATGCTGGGCTCTTCATTGAATATAGCTGCTAAGCAACCACTTATTGGGATGAGGACGTTGGTGATTTGGGGTTTGTGGGTAATCGGGAATATGGCGTGCGTCCTTTTTACCAGCTCTGGAGCCACATTTAATGGAAGCTCAGCGGCATGGGGGTATCTCATGGGGGTTAGAGATTCAGACGCTCCCTGTTCTTTGATAGACAGCAATGGGATTTTATTAGTGAACTTTGAAACATGAGGACATTGTCAGATGATAGTGATTTGTAGAATGAGGGTCGCATATTTGTGAACTGTCCAAGCGTACCTATGCACTCTTTAGTTAATTCCCTCCCAGGTCTCGGGGCGCAATCACAAGAGTTTCCATTTTTTCAGGCGCCCAGGccagaagaaaaaagtgATGTATTGATGCAAAATGGCCACGAGAATCCACAAATCACATAAACTACACAACTGCATCCTATGGGGCCTAAGCTTTAGGAGCAACCTGGCCTGACCTGACTGAACGCTT encodes the following:
- a CDS encoding uncharacterized protein (EggNog:ENOG503PZUH); amino-acid sequence: MQLTTLFMTLSAAAGLALAASTSSTNLDTCQRIQSDLQGMNVTYLPDMIHLRRSSNASFNVPANARGPCSLIAAFPADYSIRDSSVEQGGNPIAVNVTDVDGPTPDSLVGTVRFPSALPGPTTKEAVKITINSFACREKMTYHFEAAELGSVQFKNTADAGLFIEYSC